One Arachis hypogaea cultivar Tifrunner chromosome 2, arahy.Tifrunner.gnm2.J5K5, whole genome shotgun sequence genomic window, ATGCTCCtaaattatcattaaaaattcGAATTCAATTTTTCAGGATAGCACTGTCAGTGCTGATCTTGTTTTACATCGTGAGCAATTTGAGTGGTGGGCCTTCCAAGATATTCAGCCATCAAATTTGAGTGGATTGTGTGGAGGCGACACAGGACCTGTAGCAATCGTAGTATCCGAGGAGACGCCACCACGTAAGTTGGCCGgggaatttatttaaaatataagtaCATGTCATATTTCACTGTTTTATCTATAATATGCTATTATAATATTTCTTAAGAGTATCTTAATTCTTCTACAGAGGGTATTCTTGGTGATACACTCAGCAAGTTCAGTATATGGGGGCTCTACATAACCTTTGTTCTAGCTGTTGGACGTTTTATCAGACTCCAGTGCTCTGACTTAAGGATGAGAATTCCCTTTGAAAACCTACCTTCGTGTGACAGGTACTGCAGATTTATTTCATGAAGATGTAAATCTACAAAGTTCTTCCTCCATTCTCATGAGAATTTGTTGATAACCTTCTAGACAAGATTTGCACCATGTGTAATTGTATCAACGAGTACTATAGAGTGAAAGAGTGTATCATTGGCACTGGCACGTTATTATTCGTCAATTTCACCACAACTGAAGTCACTTAACATGCATCATTCTCCTAGGGGATCATTAAAATCCTCTTCAAGAAGCTTCTTGTGATAACTTACATTATTGTTGTTCCATGATTCTGATGTAGGTTGATAGCCATCTGCGAGGACATATACGCTGCAAGAGCGGAGGGTGAGCTTGGAGTCGAAGAGCTCCTTTACTGGACACTGGTGAAGATATATCGGTCACCACACATGCTGTTAGAGTACACCAAACCCGATTAGACAAGGTTGAACACTACCTTCTGGTTACTAACAACTAACAAGGGGAATTGATGTTCACACATCTGGTTTGACTGCCACGCATATTGAAAGAGGTGCCACCAACGTTTTGTTGGTCAGAACTCGGAGTAGGACAAGTGTCAAAGCTCTCGGGATAAAGATTAACCGCAGTGTTACCAGACTTCTGTTGCCGCAGGCATTATCTGGTTTTGGAGCATTTTAACAGATTGGTGAGGAGCAGGCGTTGTGATTTGAGATTTGAGAATGTATTTATACACGACATTGATCTTCATTATTTTTAGGGAGGATACAATGTACAATGCAGCAGTCAAGTTTAGTTAGAGTCTTAGAGAGGAAAATATATTTGTTTTCCAAGAACAATGTCTTCATTCTCCGGATCTCTCCTTTTCTTCAATCACAAAACAGTATGATTATCGAGAATCGATTAATCATTTAACTAACAGCGTGACTAATTTACAAAATCGAGATAAAACAAAGAACCTGGGAGAAATTTATCAGGTAAATTTGGTGAAGCTAACTATTGTTGGAGCCATGTGATCGTCCAATTTTATTTTATGGTTGTTTAACCGTTTCAATTTTAGTCTCTATTCTAATTAAACTGTTTAATTGTTTACTGAATTATGAAATttgctttttattttgtaataaataaatattaaatagttgACGTGAATGGATACTAGTTCTTCAATAATTGAAGCTCTCAATTAACCACTTCCCATCTTGTGTAACCTTAGAGTGCCCATGTTCTAATGCCATGCTAAGCTTAacactttatttttttcaaaaatattcctaacatttcattttgttcaattttgtaaTGTAACCTTCTACACTTGTGTATTACTCTCCCTTAAGTTAGCTCTCAAAGTAGAATCAGAACCAAAACATGTTCTGCATTAATACCTGAGAAAGATATATGATTATTATTTAACCTATCTCACCTTACAAGCCTTTTAATAGAGTTAGATTCCTGTTCTTAAGTGTGTTATTGAtccttaaaattttgtaaaatttttaattaagtccctgtattatctttttcttttaagtctttgcactaaattttttttttaattaggtctctacacttttttttccttttatttggatccctgcaccaattattttttagttgagtccctataaaattaaatcaattacGGTTaagaaggacctaattgaaaaaaaattgctttaaaaacccaattaaaaggaaaaaaagtatagaaagctaattgaaaatttcgcaaaattatagagaccaacagagtaattaaaccccttttttttaataataaaaataagcgAGACAAATCATAAGTTGTCTATGTGCACTACTGGTGTTGGTTAATCCTAATATATTGAAATGCTGTCACCAAAAAAGTTACAATAACATCAAAAAAACCATAATCACCATCTATTACAGCATGCAAACTAGCATGATATTTCTCAAGCTTCATCTTTGACTACCACCTTAGGCCTTTTGGTAGCTGAATCCTTCTGCTCAAAATACTCCGGGACGGTGTCTTGCATTACCTTTGGGGATGAAAAATCAAAATCTGTAACAGACACGCCTTTGTGTTCCGGATGATCTTTCAGATACCCGGCAATTTCATTGCGGGTTCTTAGCTTTTTCCCTGTGGGAGTGATGTAGTAAGCATCCAACTTAGAGTAATCTTTTCTCAGCACCAAGGTTCTCCTGAAACCTTCTGGAGCCTTAGGGAGGTTAGGCTTGTCCATGACCCATGTCCGAGTTGAATCATATTCCAAATCAGCAGGGTCATCACAGGACTTGCCCCTTTTACTGCAATAAAATGGTTCATCAATGAATTTGCTTCGAATCTCCTCAAACTCTTCCTGAGTATCAATCACTCTCCATTTCATGCAATTCTTGCATTGTGCAGCATACTCATCAACTGAACCAAGGCTTGATCCTGATCTCTGTCATAAAAATTTGCCAACAGTTTAAAATCATCAATCATTTCAATTCCATGATTAACATCCATTAATAAGTTTTAAGGGGTAAAGTATGTGTTTTGTCACTAACGTAtgtgatttttttcaaaaatacccctaatgTTTAGTTCCATTCAATTTTGTTCCAAACGTTTTTTATTTGTGTCAATTACCATTAGACGTCAATTACATGTAAAACATTAGGGATAAAATTGAAAACTTCTTGGGGTAGTTTTGACAAAAATCACGTTAGGaacaaaattgaatgaaattaaatgtGATGGGTAGTTTTGACAAAAATCACGTTAGGACAAACAATATACTTCATCCATAAGTTAAGAATCCAGTTTCTGTTTTCCTTTCTTGTTTTCACTTCtagtattattttttgttttcaaaattattgtaaagtgaaagtgaaaacataaaaaataaacagattttgattgtttttaatttttctttcacaAAATCAATCGGTATTTCAGCCTTACAAATATGCACTATTTCATATCAATTTTCAATCTATGCTATCAACCTATATTTCTATGACAAAAGCTGCTTTtcttttggttaaaaaaaattctGGTATGAACTAACTACCCATATGAAACAGCAGCAGAACAATCTATATCTATTGCTCATTCAAATTCAGCGGAATGTAATTATATCAAACAATTTGTTCCTCATTAATTTTCTATCCTATTATAAGCACATTCAAAACAGCATATTCATCAGCAAAATTCagccaaaaaaaaggaaaaaagaaaaaggcagATTCATACCCATATTGATCACACACACATGAATCACtcacaagaacaattaacaacatTGATGAAAAGAAATGCAATTTTTCACTTTGAATCCATGCAAACTGAAGGGAAATAAAATGAATCATCAGTGAGAGTTTGAAATTTTGGGTATCGCAGGAGAGCGAAACATAAAACCCTAAGAAATTAGAGAATGAGTATCGGAAACTAATAAGAGAAATTGAGAGggggagataaaaaaaaaattataccttAGTGGAAGTAGATGGGGTTTTGGAGTGAGAGTTTTCTTGAGCTCCCGTCATTCATTCAGAGGAACAGATTCACCCAAAATTTTCTTGGCTTCTCAATACCTCTCCCCACTAATAAGTTATCTAATTCACCAGTGTGCGGGATAATAAGAATGAAAACcatattctaataattaatatgtttttttctgtaatattttaaaatttaattttaataaattatccAAATAAAATAGTTTTAAACACACGTTTAGTTATGTAATGCagcaaattttaactatttttatattaattatataataaacaaccaaaaatattaatacaatcaaaataattatctaaaaaggtTATATTATGAGGCATAGGAGCTCTAAATCTAAATACATCA contains:
- the LOC112755329 gene encoding methyl-CpG-binding domain-containing protein 4, with product MTGAQENSHSKTPSTSTKRSGSSLGSVDEYAAQCKNCMKWRVIDTQEEFEEIRSKFIDEPFYCSKRGKSCDDPADLEYDSTRTWVMDKPNLPKAPEGFRRTLVLRKDYSKLDAYYITPTGKKLRTRNEIAGYLKDHPEHKGVSVTDFDFSSPKVMQDTVPEYFEQKDSATKRPKVVVKDEA